A stretch of Ignavibacteria bacterium DNA encodes these proteins:
- a CDS encoding PhoH family protein, translating into MHIVEKKIKLPDVDLVELFGAQEANLQLIENKFDTAITVRGDTVVLRGEPVEVKKIEQIFQELTHTLKRTGRLQLADVSMIVDLVDGGRAGVVPSSMSQEELDSVILWGKKEMVRARTPRQMEYYRKVRSNDLVFSIGPAGTGKTFLAVAMALAALRANEVSRIILSRPAVEAGESLGFLPGDISEKVDPYLRPLLDALSDMVSPDKLKSMLEKRIVEIVPLAYMRGRTLNNSFIILDEAQNASRTQMKMFLTRLGRNSRAIVTGDVTQIDLPKKHDSGLLDVFTLFGGISGIDFIEFEKSDVVRHRLVMEIVAAYERDAERKERANSSSSST; encoded by the coding sequence ATGCACATTGTAGAGAAGAAGATCAAATTGCCGGACGTTGACCTTGTCGAACTGTTCGGTGCTCAAGAAGCAAATCTCCAACTCATCGAGAATAAGTTCGACACGGCGATCACCGTCCGCGGCGATACCGTTGTCCTTCGCGGTGAACCGGTTGAAGTGAAGAAGATCGAACAGATCTTTCAGGAGCTTACCCATACGCTGAAACGGACAGGCAGACTCCAACTGGCAGACGTTTCGATGATCGTGGATCTCGTAGATGGAGGCAGAGCAGGCGTTGTCCCCAGCTCCATGAGTCAGGAAGAACTTGATTCTGTTATTCTCTGGGGTAAGAAGGAGATGGTTCGCGCGCGCACTCCGCGTCAAATGGAGTATTACCGCAAGGTTCGATCGAACGATCTTGTCTTCAGCATCGGCCCTGCCGGTACCGGTAAGACCTTTCTTGCCGTTGCCATGGCGCTTGCCGCCCTGCGTGCAAACGAAGTCTCCAGGATCATCCTCTCTCGTCCAGCTGTAGAGGCCGGAGAGTCTCTCGGTTTTCTGCCGGGCGACATTTCAGAGAAGGTAGATCCATACCTTCGCCCCCTCCTTGATGCTTTGAGCGACATGGTGAGTCCTGATAAACTCAAAAGCATGCTTGAGAAGCGGATCGTGGAGATCGTTCCTCTAGCCTACATGCGAGGAAGAACTCTGAATAATTCCTTCATCATTCTTGATGAAGCGCAGAACGCTTCACGGACGCAGATGAAGATGTTTCTTACCCGTCTCGGCAGGAACTCCAGAGCGATCGTAACGGGTGATGTGACGCAGATAGACTTGCCGAAGAAACACGACTCCGGATTGCTTGATGTATTCACACTCTTCGGTGGCATCAGCGGTATCGACTTCATCGAGTTTGAGAAGTCCGATGTGGTCCGCCACCGTCTTGTGATGGAGATCGTTGCTGCCTACGAACGTGACGCAGAGCGGAAGGAACGAGCCAACAGCAGTTCATCGTCAACATGA
- a CDS encoding TIGR00159 family protein: MNELLRIGFLAFTWIDLVDVLLITVLFYVVYHTLRDTLAVQILIVLGLVLILSFVTDAAGMKTVNWVLRRIGDIGLIAFVVLFQPELRRVLLILTQSRLFRVFVRSSNSETIDDVITSVTELTAKHIGALIVFSRAEHIKVTVDTGVELHAAVSSELLLSIFNPRSPLHDGAVVIDNRSLVAARCVLPLSSVQRIGTRNLGTRHRAGLGLAEQADVVVLILSEERGTASLAYHGELELDIPLHDLRKTLQERLAAVAAA; encoded by the coding sequence ATGAACGAACTGCTACGGATAGGATTCCTTGCTTTTACGTGGATCGATCTTGTCGACGTATTGCTCATCACGGTCCTGTTCTACGTTGTCTATCATACGCTTCGGGACACCCTTGCCGTACAGATCCTGATCGTACTCGGTCTCGTTCTCATCCTCAGTTTCGTGACCGATGCCGCAGGGATGAAGACGGTGAATTGGGTGCTTCGTCGGATTGGAGACATTGGTCTGATCGCCTTTGTTGTGCTCTTTCAACCGGAGCTTCGCAGGGTTCTGTTGATCCTGACTCAGTCTCGCCTGTTCCGCGTGTTCGTGCGTTCGAGCAATTCGGAAACGATCGACGATGTGATCACATCTGTTACCGAACTCACGGCCAAGCATATCGGAGCACTGATCGTATTCTCTCGTGCTGAGCATATCAAGGTAACCGTGGATACCGGCGTAGAGCTCCATGCGGCAGTTTCATCAGAACTCCTTCTTTCCATCTTCAATCCCCGCTCTCCCCTTCATGATGGCGCTGTGGTGATCGACAATCGTTCACTGGTGGCTGCACGATGTGTGCTGCCTTTGAGCAGCGTACAACGGATCGGCACTCGCAATCTCGGAACACGCCATCGTGCCGGACTAGGACTTGCCGAACAAGCAGACGTCGTGGTGCTGATCCTCTCCGAAGAACGAGGAACAGCAAGCCTAGCATATCACGGTGAGCTTGAACTGGACATCCCTCTTCATGACCTTCGCAAAACACTCCAAGAACGACTGGCTGCCGTAGCGGCGGCCTAA
- a CDS encoding protein-L-isoaspartate(D-aspartate) O-methyltransferase, producing the protein MTPRPTRVATPFDVQRQGLVDVLRSRGITDEAVLAAIGKVPREVFVPAAMTGRAYEDSALPIDNRQTISQPYTVAFMTQALKITRGSRVLEIGTGSGYQAAVLAQLGANVVSIERHPLLSQKARTALVSLGYEVNCRVGDGTIGYREAGPYDGIIVTAGAPDVPEPLAKQLAIGGRLVVPVGSLENQTLYRVVRNAEDSWKAEDLGPFKFVPLIGRSGWDETSAA; encoded by the coding sequence ATGACTCCACGTCCAACAAGAGTAGCAACCCCATTTGATGTTCAACGCCAGGGACTCGTTGATGTCCTTCGTTCGCGCGGGATCACCGACGAAGCAGTACTTGCTGCAATCGGCAAGGTGCCACGAGAAGTATTCGTTCCTGCAGCAATGACAGGTCGAGCCTACGAAGACTCGGCATTGCCGATCGACAATCGCCAGACGATCTCTCAGCCCTACACGGTGGCCTTTATGACGCAGGCCCTCAAGATCACCAGAGGATCCCGCGTATTGGAGATCGGCACAGGCAGCGGATATCAAGCTGCAGTTCTTGCGCAGCTTGGGGCCAATGTTGTATCGATCGAACGCCATCCGCTCTTGTCTCAGAAGGCAAGAACGGCCCTGGTCAGCCTTGGATACGAGGTCAATTGTAGGGTCGGCGATGGTACCATTGGATATCGTGAAGCGGGTCCATATGACGGTATCATCGTTACTGCTGGTGCACCTGATGTCCCTGAGCCGCTTGCCAAGCAGTTGGCCATCGGTGGTCGACTCGTGGTCCCTGTTGGCTCACTGGAAAACCAGACGCTCTACCGCGTTGTGAGAAATGCCGAAGACTCATGGAAGGCCGAAGATCTCGGCCCATTCAAATTCGTACCGTTGATCGGACGGTCTGGTTGGGATGAGACCAGTGCAGCCTGA
- the miaA gene encoding tRNA (adenosine(37)-N6)-dimethylallyltransferase MiaA — translation MRPVQPEQRQVLVLAGPTAAGKTGVAMRLSEQLRCEIIGADARQIYRSMDIGTAKPTTEERTRVRHHCIDIRDPHESYSAAEYSHDARQAITSIPLSSLPIIVGGSGLYIAAALDGLSTDGVATDPEVREEIVREFDIHGRDAMYERLQELDPRAAERYADRNPRRVQRALEYIRITGRPFSLSWDAPRDAANVDALYIGITQDREVLNAMIDARCDKMWQNGLIEETQRILDMGVDRNAQSLRTVGYYEALSVIDGRRTLEEAKEDLKRSTRQYAKRQHTWFRKDKRYTWISGSIEMMTAQICEILDTKGWLSTFVDLHRSNQGRFE, via the coding sequence ATGAGACCAGTGCAGCCTGAACAACGCCAGGTCCTTGTACTGGCGGGACCAACAGCAGCCGGAAAGACCGGAGTTGCGATGCGACTCTCGGAGCAACTGCGTTGCGAGATCATCGGCGCCGATGCCAGGCAGATCTACCGATCGATGGATATCGGAACGGCCAAACCAACTACCGAGGAGCGCACACGCGTTCGGCATCATTGCATTGACATTCGCGATCCGCACGAGTCGTATAGCGCTGCAGAGTATTCCCATGATGCTCGTCAGGCGATAACGTCCATTCCACTATCGTCTCTCCCGATCATTGTAGGTGGGTCCGGACTCTATATCGCTGCAGCACTAGATGGCCTCTCCACTGATGGAGTAGCTACTGACCCCGAGGTGCGCGAAGAGATCGTGCGCGAGTTCGATATACACGGCAGAGATGCCATGTATGAGAGACTTCAAGAACTTGATCCTAGAGCTGCGGAACGATATGCAGACAGAAACCCACGTCGTGTGCAGCGAGCTCTCGAATACATACGAATAACAGGACGCCCCTTCTCACTCTCATGGGATGCCCCACGAGACGCGGCCAATGTTGATGCGCTCTACATTGGGATCACGCAGGATCGTGAGGTCCTCAATGCTATGATCGATGCCCGGTGCGACAAGATGTGGCAGAATGGATTGATCGAAGAGACCCAACGGATCTTGGATATGGGAGTTGACCGCAATGCACAGTCACTGCGTACCGTGGGGTACTATGAGGCATTGTCTGTGATCGACGGTCGCCGCACCCTTGAAGAAGCCAAAGAAGATCTGAAGAGATCCACACGTCAGTACGCGAAACGTCAGCATACGTGGTTCAGGAAGGACAAGCGCTATACGTGGATCAGTGGATCCATCGAAATGATGACCGCTCAGATATGTGAGATCCTGGATACCAAGGGATGGCTATCGACCTTCGTAGATTTGCACCGCAGCAACCAAGGAAGATTTGAGTGA
- the dacB gene encoding D-alanyl-D-alanine carboxypeptidase/D-alanyl-D-alanine-endopeptidase, translating to MKSSSIRVHIAVLCTIVITIGAMAQQPRSYRPPIPTQYDSSQALTSLRTRLDQIFTSAPYRSSRVSVMVWSLKRNVPVYERNSRQNLTPASTTKLFSTAAYYQLNGQNAIVSTEVKTDGVLEADGTLRGNLYLIGHGDALLSVNDLEFLADKVRALGIKRITGNIVGDGYAFDGQSNRAVYSGDYEDVQPLPPIVALSVNKGTVAVFASAGKTGRVNVQTIPASDAFDVVIRTAAARPQPKAQAKGKPKAKPKAKAKPSKKKKKGSRADANIDESIDRYGDAPPEPRQRRRKGRSRSRAPRISVTSSTLPNGVQQFVVSGSPGANRSATVYIAMSKPALATAGVFANRLRGGGIEIDGRIEERRTPVNARFLAQFRRPFVDFASVVNKRSDNYLAEHVFKMVGAACGDHSTTAVRAKRAMLEVLDSLRVERNNCSFNDGSGLSRRNLVCAATEVGLLRQIHKQEWGQEYRSTLAVGAYDGTIRRRMHGSPAANNVTAKTGTLRNVSALAGYVTTRDGELLAFSFISNGPSVGSFKGMENLAAMALASFSFKQPVPIPQDILPTPADTVDEMTTDSE from the coding sequence GTGAAGAGTAGTTCGATACGCGTTCATATAGCAGTTCTTTGCACCATCGTGATCACGATCGGTGCAATGGCACAGCAGCCACGTAGCTACCGGCCACCTATTCCGACGCAATATGACTCGTCGCAGGCCCTTACGTCGTTGAGAACCCGCTTGGATCAGATCTTCACGTCTGCCCCGTATAGATCCTCGCGCGTGAGCGTGATGGTGTGGTCCCTCAAGCGTAATGTCCCTGTGTATGAGCGCAACAGTCGCCAGAACCTAACCCCTGCTTCAACAACGAAACTGTTCTCAACGGCAGCGTATTATCAACTCAATGGACAGAATGCCATCGTCTCCACGGAAGTAAAGACAGACGGTGTACTGGAGGCTGACGGAACACTAAGAGGCAATCTCTATCTCATAGGTCACGGCGACGCTCTTTTGAGTGTCAATGACTTGGAGTTTCTCGCTGATAAGGTTCGGGCACTAGGGATCAAGCGCATCACAGGGAACATCGTTGGAGATGGCTATGCTTTTGACGGACAGAGTAATCGAGCTGTCTATTCAGGAGACTATGAGGATGTCCAGCCACTTCCTCCCATCGTTGCACTCTCGGTGAATAAGGGAACCGTTGCCGTCTTTGCCAGTGCCGGCAAGACAGGACGCGTTAACGTCCAAACGATACCAGCCTCGGACGCATTTGATGTTGTTATCAGAACTGCTGCGGCTCGTCCTCAGCCCAAGGCACAGGCCAAGGGAAAGCCCAAAGCAAAACCGAAAGCAAAGGCAAAACCATCAAAGAAGAAAAAGAAGGGGTCTCGTGCGGATGCCAACATCGACGAGTCGATCGATCGTTATGGTGATGCACCACCAGAGCCTCGACAACGCCGTCGTAAGGGGCGGAGCAGATCCCGTGCGCCACGTATCAGTGTAACGTCTTCGACACTCCCAAATGGCGTTCAGCAATTCGTGGTGAGCGGCTCCCCGGGTGCGAACCGCTCTGCAACGGTGTATATCGCGATGTCGAAGCCTGCCCTTGCCACAGCGGGCGTTTTTGCCAACAGGCTCCGCGGTGGCGGGATCGAGATCGACGGTCGAATTGAGGAGCGTCGTACGCCGGTCAACGCGCGCTTCCTTGCTCAATTCCGACGTCCGTTCGTTGATTTTGCGAGTGTTGTGAATAAGCGAAGTGACAACTATCTCGCAGAGCATGTGTTCAAAATGGTCGGAGCTGCTTGTGGCGACCATTCAACCACTGCGGTCCGTGCAAAGCGTGCCATGCTTGAAGTACTCGACTCACTTCGAGTGGAGCGAAACAACTGCTCATTCAATGATGGCAGTGGACTCTCTCGCCGGAATCTGGTTTGTGCTGCCACAGAAGTTGGATTGCTGCGTCAGATCCACAAACAGGAATGGGGTCAAGAGTATCGCAGCACTCTCGCCGTTGGGGCCTACGATGGCACGATCCGCAGGAGAATGCATGGTTCACCGGCCGCGAATAATGTAACGGCAAAGACGGGTACGTTGCGAAATGTAAGTGCTCTTGCCGGCTATGTTACGACGAGAGATGGTGAGCTCCTGGCGTTCTCCTTTATCTCGAATGGACCAAGCGTTGGGTCATTCAAGGGCATGGAAAATCTAGCAGCCATGGCTCTTGCATCCTTCTCGTTCAAACAGCCCGTTCCGATCCCTCAGGATATCCTGCCCACACCGGCGGATACGGTGGACGAGATGACTACAGATAGCGAATGA
- a CDS encoding NAD(P)H-hydrate dehydratase: protein MLPLLLPNEVRQLDQACRDVLGIAPVDLMEQAARSATNSLRSVIALRGISATRYLIACGGGNNGGDGLCMARMIMEDDPSVSVVVACDASRETMTEQARVNLDRLPSAVKMVRFAEIDLGSDFDVVLDALIGVGGGAVLREPIPSFCVLLNSLSGMKVAIDVPTGLDASTGAASHDVFRADVTITMETEKPGFFRNDGPACTGSVVVAPIGIPEGTAAQFASTFRYEPRDIETLLPKRPRSASKFDNGRVLVIGGTRSMRGAPSLAAHAAISIGAGLVELAAPYIHPLTPREVMTNELPSHADGTIHVDAENVLRELLQRATVCAVGPGLGTNEATLHMLARCIDEFAAVKTFVIDADGLRLLSRISYRGPNLILTPHRGEFARLLGIDRGDLPYDIAAAAAEFAEENKCVLHVKDVPSITTSGGRHVLTVNGNPAMATAGSGDVLTGIVAGCAAQGMSTFEAASLGAYIHACAGDEANAVSVHQRMVAGDIIRYL, encoded by the coding sequence ATGCTTCCATTACTCCTCCCGAATGAAGTACGACAATTAGACCAAGCGTGTCGTGACGTCCTCGGCATAGCTCCTGTCGACCTCATGGAGCAGGCAGCTAGGTCGGCAACGAACTCCCTTCGCTCGGTTATTGCGTTGCGAGGGATCAGTGCCACACGCTATCTGATCGCCTGTGGCGGGGGTAACAATGGCGGTGACGGACTTTGCATGGCTCGCATGATCATGGAAGATGACCCGTCGGTTTCTGTTGTAGTAGCGTGTGATGCATCACGTGAGACGATGACAGAGCAAGCACGAGTGAATCTTGATCGACTTCCTTCCGCGGTCAAGATGGTCCGTTTTGCCGAGATCGATCTTGGCTCTGACTTTGACGTTGTCCTCGATGCGCTGATCGGAGTAGGGGGCGGAGCAGTCCTTCGTGAGCCGATCCCGTCGTTCTGTGTTCTTCTCAATTCCCTCAGCGGAATGAAGGTCGCAATTGATGTCCCGACGGGACTCGATGCATCAACCGGAGCGGCAAGTCATGATGTTTTCCGCGCCGACGTAACGATCACGATGGAGACAGAGAAACCGGGGTTCTTCCGAAACGATGGTCCGGCCTGCACCGGGTCGGTGGTTGTTGCCCCGATCGGTATTCCGGAGGGAACCGCAGCGCAGTTCGCCTCAACATTCCGCTATGAACCGCGTGATATTGAAACGCTCCTGCCAAAACGTCCTCGTTCGGCTTCAAAGTTCGACAATGGTCGGGTCCTTGTCATCGGCGGTACACGATCGATGCGGGGAGCGCCGTCACTGGCCGCACATGCAGCGATCTCCATCGGTGCCGGCTTGGTGGAACTGGCAGCCCCCTACATCCATCCTCTAACGCCGCGTGAGGTGATGACCAACGAATTGCCGTCACATGCTGACGGCACGATCCATGTGGATGCAGAGAACGTCTTGAGAGAACTTCTTCAACGTGCCACCGTTTGTGCCGTTGGTCCCGGTCTTGGAACCAACGAGGCAACGCTTCATATGTTGGCGCGATGTATTGATGAGTTTGCCGCAGTGAAGACATTCGTTATCGACGCAGACGGTTTACGATTGCTGTCTCGTATCAGCTACCGAGGACCCAATCTGATCCTCACACCGCATCGTGGTGAGTTTGCTCGGCTGTTGGGGATCGACAGGGGAGACTTACCCTACGATATCGCTGCAGCAGCAGCTGAGTTTGCGGAAGAGAACAAATGTGTGCTTCACGTCAAGGATGTGCCGTCCATAACAACGAGTGGCGGACGCCATGTGCTCACTGTGAACGGAAACCCGGCGATGGCAACGGCAGGATCAGGCGATGTTCTTACGGGCATCGTTGCCGGCTGCGCAGCACAAGGGATGTCAACGTTTGAGGCCGCATCGCTTGGAGCATATATCCATGCCTGTGCTGGTGACGAGGCAAACGCTGTCAGTGTCCATCAACGAATGGTTGCGGGCGACATCATTCGCTATCTGTAG
- a CDS encoding alkaline phosphatase D family protein produces MFRPFIGLSILLLTTSMAIGQDYRNDMFRTRRAGHEPRVTKRIETTQVEDKLRPFYHGVASGDPLHDRVIIWTRITPEGGDTSVRVRYRFATDTGMQNIIRSGEFTTTSDRDFTVKVDVDSLQPGNVYYYMFSAYGRYSIIGRTRTTHPTAVDHTRLAVVSCSNYPAGYFNAYAKIADRNDLDAILHLGDYIYEYDADTTSYGGATGAKLGRRHEPDAELVTLTDYRTRYSQYRLDPDLRRAHQQHPMIHVWDDHESANDSYTDGAENHQPEEGDWNIRKEVSKRVCYEWMPTRENTSNVLYRRFSFGTLVDLFMLDTRLDGRDKQVQGVGEGASQASKDSLNAQDRKIISTTQYEWLTSGLTSSTATWRVLGNQVMFSPVDVTPIDTAYLFNAVGPIFSAFIRPQIPTLQFVFESAFYGDVWNNYPAQRRRLLDVVRDQKVKNLVVVTGDFHSSFAFNVPADTIGSATSLAVEFMTPSISAANFDENLSSVPTIALITPALLATIDTTLVGLNPHLKWHDITEHGYEILDLTPQRAQCDWYFMDSILLRPTSEVWIRGYYTNSQESALRPAAAAAPGKAIQDIPAPAEPPTGPVSVEENVVRELTILGYGPNPAHDALSLTYVVDRPTNIHFSVVDAQGVTVLSTPVSVEHGLRSVVLDLRPLSSGRYTVNIHANSGIVHTGIVVTR; encoded by the coding sequence ATGTTTCGCCCCTTTATCGGCCTTTCGATACTCTTGCTCACGACTTCGATGGCCATTGGTCAGGACTATCGCAATGATATGTTCCGAACTCGGCGTGCGGGACATGAACCACGCGTGACTAAACGGATCGAGACCACACAGGTAGAGGACAAGCTCCGACCATTTTATCATGGTGTAGCCAGCGGAGATCCACTCCATGATCGAGTGATCATCTGGACCCGCATCACCCCAGAAGGTGGAGACACGTCAGTTCGCGTTCGTTATCGGTTTGCTACAGATACAGGCATGCAGAATATCATCCGATCCGGTGAGTTCACAACAACGTCAGATCGTGACTTCACTGTCAAGGTCGACGTGGACAGTCTCCAACCAGGCAATGTCTACTACTACATGTTCTCTGCCTACGGTCGATACTCGATCATCGGACGAACACGCACAACACATCCAACGGCGGTGGACCATACGAGGTTGGCCGTGGTCTCCTGCTCGAACTACCCGGCAGGATACTTCAATGCCTACGCCAAGATCGCTGATCGCAATGACCTTGATGCGATCCTTCATCTCGGTGACTATATCTACGAATACGATGCAGACACAACCTCCTACGGCGGGGCCACGGGAGCCAAGCTCGGCAGACGTCATGAGCCAGATGCTGAATTGGTGACCCTTACGGATTATCGAACGAGATATTCACAATACCGACTCGATCCGGATCTCCGCCGTGCCCATCAGCAACATCCCATGATCCATGTATGGGATGATCATGAATCGGCAAATGACTCCTATACGGACGGAGCAGAAAATCATCAGCCGGAAGAAGGCGATTGGAACATTCGTAAGGAGGTATCGAAACGTGTTTGTTATGAATGGATGCCAACTCGCGAGAACACGTCAAACGTTCTCTATCGTCGCTTCTCCTTCGGGACGTTGGTAGACCTCTTTATGCTCGACACGCGCCTCGACGGACGAGACAAACAGGTGCAAGGTGTTGGAGAAGGGGCTTCCCAAGCATCAAAGGATTCTCTTAATGCCCAGGATCGCAAGATCATTTCTACAACACAGTATGAGTGGCTGACGTCTGGGCTAACCTCAAGCACTGCCACGTGGCGTGTCCTTGGTAATCAAGTGATGTTCTCTCCGGTAGACGTAACACCGATCGATACAGCCTATCTTTTCAATGCCGTTGGTCCGATCTTCTCTGCATTCATTCGTCCGCAGATCCCCACACTTCAATTCGTCTTCGAGTCCGCCTTTTATGGCGATGTGTGGAACAACTATCCTGCTCAGCGTAGAAGGCTATTAGACGTTGTTCGAGATCAGAAGGTGAAGAATCTCGTTGTTGTTACCGGCGACTTCCATTCCTCCTTTGCTTTCAACGTCCCGGCCGATACCATCGGCTCCGCAACGTCTCTAGCTGTTGAGTTCATGACGCCGTCGATCTCTGCGGCTAACTTCGATGAGAACCTCTCATCTGTGCCGACGATCGCCCTTATCACACCCGCCTTGCTCGCAACGATCGACACAACACTTGTCGGTCTCAATCCGCATTTGAAATGGCATGATATCACTGAGCACGGGTACGAGATCTTGGACCTTACACCACAACGCGCTCAGTGTGATTGGTATTTCATGGACAGCATCCTTCTTCGTCCTACTTCAGAGGTCTGGATACGGGGCTATTACACAAATTCCCAAGAGAGTGCGCTACGCCCAGCTGCAGCCGCCGCTCCAGGTAAAGCGATCCAAGACATTCCGGCTCCTGCTGAGCCCCCTACCGGACCTGTAAGTGTAGAGGAGAATGTCGTTCGGGAGCTAACCATCCTTGGGTATGGTCCGAACCCGGCGCATGACGCATTGTCCCTCACCTATGTTGTGGATAGACCAACGAACATCCATTTCAGCGTCGTCGATGCTCAGGGTGTAACAGTTCTCAGCACACCAGTATCTGTTGAACATGGACTTCGCAGTGTAGTCCTCGATCTCCGTCCACTCAGTTCCGGGCGCTATACCGTCAACATTCATGCGAACTCGGGAATTGTCCACACAGGTATCGTTGTTACTCGATGA